Proteins encoded within one genomic window of Rhodothermaceae bacterium:
- the modB gene encoding molybdate ABC transporter permease subunit: MDTFGQEWSIILLSARIATVAIAIMVIPGILTAWYLARRRSALTFVIENLVQLPLVLPPVVTGLLLLILLGPRGKVGSWLNELFGLELAFTSMGAAIAAGVMAFPLIVQTFRVAIEQIDPEWEEAVSVYGGGRWAIFRWVTFPLATRGIIAGIILGFARAVGEFGATIVFAGNIPGRTQTVPLAVFTRLGQVGTEASLVRLVLVAVALSVLSLSVYAYLSTRLTRT; encoded by the coding sequence ATGGATACGTTTGGACAGGAGTGGTCCATTATCCTATTATCGGCTCGAATTGCTACGGTCGCCATAGCAATCATGGTCATCCCTGGCATTTTGACTGCCTGGTACTTGGCTCGTAGAAGATCTGCACTAACGTTTGTGATTGAGAATCTTGTCCAACTCCCATTAGTACTTCCTCCGGTTGTCACAGGACTCTTACTCCTGATTCTGTTAGGGCCACGGGGAAAAGTGGGAAGCTGGCTGAACGAACTGTTTGGGTTGGAACTGGCATTTACCAGCATGGGAGCAGCGATAGCTGCCGGGGTAATGGCATTCCCCCTAATCGTCCAGACCTTTCGTGTAGCCATAGAACAGATTGACCCTGAGTGGGAAGAGGCAGTATCGGTATATGGTGGTGGACGTTGGGCTATATTTCGATGGGTAACCTTTCCACTTGCGACAAGAGGGATCATTGCGGGTATTATTCTTGGGTTTGCTCGAGCTGTTGGGGAGTTTGGGGCAACGATTGTCTTTGCAGGCAACATCCCCGGACGGACCCAAACTGTCCCACTTGCCGTATTCACCAGACTCGGACAGGTTGGTACGGAGGCATCCCTAGTTAGACTGGTCCTCGTGGCCGTAGCTTTGAGTGTCCTGAGCTTGTCTGTATACGCTTATTTGTCAACACGTCTAACACGTACATAG
- the modA gene encoding molybdate ABC transporter substrate-binding protein: MRLLLVAVCLAFGCSPAPDSPNASITVFAAASLTDALHEVVGRFELQQPTITVHTHIGPTSLLARQIQQGAPADVFMAASPDWINYLQQRNLTIGSEITFARNKLVVLGSLTTSPMTNLSELSTARRLAVADPSHVPAGVYGKQALQCAGVWDTIESMVIPTLDVRAALTAVVSGAADVAMVYGSDAALAPGLNVLFQVPDSCTPEINYVISTIRKTNHPEAAAAFVAFVTDSLQLDVWERFGFDS; the protein is encoded by the coding sequence ATGCGACTATTATTGGTCGCAGTCTGTCTGGCCTTTGGGTGCAGTCCGGCCCCTGACTCCCCGAACGCCTCTATCACAGTATTTGCTGCTGCTTCCCTGACGGATGCGCTCCATGAGGTAGTCGGGCGCTTTGAACTTCAGCAGCCGACAATCACGGTCCACACGCACATTGGTCCGACCTCTTTGCTTGCAAGGCAAATTCAGCAGGGTGCCCCTGCAGATGTATTTATGGCAGCTAGTCCAGACTGGATCAATTACTTACAGCAACGTAACCTGACGATTGGTTCAGAAATTACGTTTGCACGGAATAAATTGGTTGTCCTTGGTTCGTTGACAACCTCCCCAATGACCAATCTTTCAGAGCTTTCAACTGCTCGGCGACTTGCAGTGGCAGATCCTTCGCATGTTCCGGCGGGTGTTTATGGTAAACAGGCACTCCAGTGTGCCGGGGTATGGGATACCATTGAATCCATGGTTATTCCGACTTTAGATGTTCGGGCAGCACTTACTGCAGTGGTCAGCGGGGCGGCGGACGTTGCTATGGTTTATGGGTCGGATGCGGCACTCGCGCCTGGATTGAACGTATTGTTCCAGGTACCGGATTCGTGTACACCGGAGATCAACTACGTTATTTCTACAATTCGCAAAACGAATCACCCCGAAGCTGCGGCGGCCTTTGTTGCTTTCGTGACAGACTCGCTTCAGTTGGACGTATGGGAACGATTCGGATTTGACTCTTAG
- a CDS encoding zinc-ribbon domain-containing protein yields MEICTECGARLPAENDRCDLCGWPVDTNAVRRPKENPPGRIYCNSCGWENPNASNFCSQCGAKLQSMSVRLPTAPQSPKPRKRPANVESGVGMQVFTIVGLGVLLVVVLFIATLVSKRVSPPQEPTLSAAPSTTEASSQSALSGQLAGRINELDMAIESDTSALSIVLKREKTYVLVEGGRPDMAAEVQSEIADETGLAEDWKTAGDLYYDWMADEPEPQIRSVAAGQAVSAYQRVLTLNPSDLDVRTDMATAYLNTGSPMFGVTEIKKVLEEDPDHLNANFNYGLMLARINRTKEAITQLERVLTLSPDSTSMHYQRATMLISTIREQTNL; encoded by the coding sequence ATGGAGATCTGTACAGAATGCGGGGCACGGCTTCCTGCAGAGAATGACCGCTGTGATCTGTGTGGCTGGCCAGTGGATACGAACGCTGTACGCCGACCTAAGGAAAATCCACCGGGACGTATTTACTGTAATTCGTGTGGCTGGGAGAACCCAAACGCGTCGAACTTCTGTTCTCAATGTGGTGCAAAACTGCAGAGCATGAGTGTAAGACTGCCGACCGCGCCGCAATCACCGAAGCCCCGTAAGCGTCCAGCCAATGTCGAATCGGGAGTTGGTATGCAGGTGTTTACCATTGTTGGGCTTGGTGTACTCCTGGTGGTTGTACTGTTTATCGCAACCCTTGTCAGTAAGCGAGTGTCGCCGCCTCAGGAGCCCACACTCTCTGCCGCACCATCAACTACAGAGGCTTCTTCACAATCAGCACTTTCGGGTCAATTAGCCGGTCGAATCAATGAGTTGGATATGGCGATTGAAAGTGATACCAGTGCGCTCTCCATTGTGCTTAAACGTGAGAAAACTTATGTTCTGGTCGAGGGAGGGCGACCGGATATGGCGGCAGAGGTGCAGTCAGAGATCGCGGACGAGACCGGACTGGCCGAAGATTGGAAAACAGCTGGAGACTTGTACTACGATTGGATGGCGGACGAGCCGGAACCTCAAATACGCAGCGTTGCTGCAGGCCAGGCCGTGAGTGCGTACCAGAGAGTTTTAACTCTGAATCCCAGTGATCTTGACGTTCGCACAGATATGGCGACCGCTTATTTGAATACGGGTAGTCCAATGTTCGGGGTTACGGAGATTAAAAAGGTGCTTGAAGAGGATCCGGATCACTTAAATGCCAACTTTAACTATGGGCTCATGCTTGCCCGAATCAATCGCACCAAAGAAGCAATTACCCAACTGGAGCGAGTTCTAACCTTGTCCCCTGACTCAACTTCAATGCACTATCAACGTGCAACGATGTTAATTTCAACGATCCGAGAACAAACAAACTTGTAA
- a CDS encoding HU family DNA-binding protein, translated as MTKAKLIEAISERTGLTKLETKAVFVGFWETIEETLARGESIELRGFGSFRIQDRPARNVRNPATGESLRIEARKVPIFKPSKDFKDRINGGTSE; from the coding sequence GTGACCAAAGCGAAGCTAATTGAGGCGATTTCTGAAAGGACTGGCTTAACCAAGCTGGAAACCAAAGCTGTGTTTGTTGGATTCTGGGAAACCATTGAAGAGACCCTGGCTCGGGGAGAATCCATAGAACTTCGTGGGTTTGGTTCATTCCGCATCCAGGATCGTCCCGCCCGGAATGTGCGCAATCCTGCAACGGGTGAATCACTCCGTATTGAGGCTAGGAAAGTTCCCATCTTCAAACCCTCGAAAGACTTTAAGGATCGCATCAACGGGGGGACTTCAGAATAA
- a CDS encoding phosphoenolpyruvate carboxylase: MNSWQGLSFEAHGTGISVPLSEQINLLGGLLGRVIEAQASPEVLGLVEELRQLTKQAITQQEPHLRDQVIERIKGLDLQEIEWLLRAFTTFFYLVNQSEQQEIIRINRERARLLPEAGRVDSIDEAVGILRRAGYELEDVLKIVSRLDIQPTLTAHPTEARRRTILYKQEFLASLIDQLRYSKPTPGERDELLYQVHNQIGLLIASDKVRASKPTVIDEVENGLHYLRNAIWETIPRIHKDVADAIERHYNQTVDVPVFLKFRSWIGGDRDGNPNVTAEITRKTFSMHRRTALARYLEDLRSLRRDLSISELQLKIPETLYESIARDKEVLSLSAHEARQFVQEPFRQKISFMMQRIELARDGDYEIYNSANFIADLQLLVHALEDMGYESLVSHGRLGKLILRAQAFGFHMVSLDIRQHSRHHDNAVHALLRVSNVCDDYLGLAEEDKLALLTKELQNPRPLLPHGVKLEEDVQEVLNTFSVVKETVEWSPNALGSYVISMTHAVSHVLEVLLLAKEAGLWRIEGNRVHSPIDVVPLFETIEDLDLAGVLLTNMFEHPAYKKHLEHRDNMQEVMLGYSDSNKDGGYWMANWALHKAKRHIGKICKDAGIDLRLFHGRGGTVGRGGGRAGQAIIAMPRIIHNGRIRFTEQGEVISFRYALPAIAHRHLEQIVRAMMIAPLRVADVEEDAIIMERIADVSMKTYRELIDDPEFWPWYASSTPIEQISRLPIASRPVSRGSVHHVDFDDLRAIPWVFAWTQTRYIVPGWYGAGEGLQKLLKDHGSDLKRMYKQWPFFQAVLNSAQREMARARLDVASEYLTLSSDPEAGKRVNCWIVEDYKKAEAAILEITGYESLYGHVPVFRKSVKLRNPYSDVLNLLQVELIRRSRNDLESDQERLIHALLLSVNGIAAAMQSTG; the protein is encoded by the coding sequence ATGAATTCTTGGCAGGGATTAAGCTTTGAAGCACACGGTACGGGAATTTCTGTACCTCTGAGCGAACAGATCAATCTTTTGGGTGGCCTACTCGGCCGTGTAATTGAAGCTCAGGCCAGCCCTGAAGTACTGGGTTTGGTTGAGGAATTACGTCAGTTGACCAAACAGGCAATCACGCAGCAGGAACCCCATCTGCGAGATCAGGTGATTGAGCGAATCAAGGGGTTGGATCTTCAGGAAATTGAGTGGCTGTTACGTGCCTTTACAACATTCTTCTATCTAGTCAATCAGAGTGAACAGCAAGAGATTATTCGGATCAATCGAGAGCGTGCACGCCTGCTTCCCGAGGCGGGTCGTGTAGATTCAATTGATGAAGCAGTTGGGATTCTTCGGCGTGCAGGTTATGAGTTGGAAGATGTCTTAAAGATTGTCTCCCGCCTTGATATACAACCGACACTAACAGCACATCCCACAGAAGCACGCCGTCGAACCATTTTATACAAACAAGAATTTCTGGCCTCCCTCATTGATCAACTGCGCTATAGTAAGCCAACCCCGGGAGAGCGTGACGAACTTCTTTATCAAGTCCATAACCAAATTGGACTCTTGATTGCATCCGATAAAGTCCGTGCAAGTAAGCCTACCGTGATTGACGAAGTTGAGAATGGACTCCATTACCTGCGGAACGCCATCTGGGAAACGATCCCACGCATCCATAAAGATGTAGCCGACGCAATTGAGCGCCATTACAATCAGACCGTGGATGTGCCCGTGTTCCTGAAATTCAGATCTTGGATTGGAGGAGATCGGGACGGTAATCCCAACGTAACCGCAGAGATTACCCGGAAAACCTTCTCCATGCACCGTAGAACAGCATTGGCCCGCTATTTAGAGGATTTACGTTCGTTGCGCAGGGATCTGAGTATTTCCGAACTGCAGTTAAAAATCCCTGAGACCCTTTACGAGTCCATAGCACGTGATAAGGAGGTGCTAAGTCTGAGTGCTCATGAGGCGCGCCAATTTGTGCAGGAACCCTTCCGACAGAAAATCAGCTTCATGATGCAACGCATTGAGTTGGCGCGGGATGGGGATTATGAGATCTATAACAGTGCGAATTTTATTGCAGATCTGCAATTACTTGTACATGCCCTGGAAGACATGGGGTATGAAAGTCTGGTCTCTCATGGACGATTGGGGAAACTCATCCTGCGTGCACAGGCGTTTGGATTTCACATGGTTTCCCTAGATATACGGCAACACAGTCGTCATCATGACAATGCCGTACATGCATTGCTCAGGGTTTCGAATGTCTGTGATGACTATTTGGGTTTGGCGGAAGAGGACAAGCTGGCGCTCTTGACAAAAGAATTACAAAATCCTCGACCTCTTTTACCACATGGTGTCAAATTAGAGGAAGATGTCCAGGAGGTACTCAACACGTTTTCCGTGGTTAAGGAGACGGTTGAATGGTCTCCTAACGCCTTGGGTAGCTATGTGATCAGCATGACGCATGCCGTGAGCCATGTGTTGGAGGTTCTATTGCTCGCAAAGGAGGCTGGGCTTTGGCGTATTGAGGGGAATCGCGTGCACTCTCCTATTGATGTTGTTCCTCTGTTTGAAACCATTGAGGATTTGGATCTTGCCGGGGTCTTGTTGACCAATATGTTTGAGCACCCGGCATACAAGAAGCACCTTGAGCATCGTGACAATATGCAAGAGGTAATGCTTGGCTATTCCGACAGCAACAAGGACGGCGGGTATTGGATGGCTAACTGGGCCTTGCACAAGGCAAAGAGGCATATTGGTAAGATCTGTAAGGATGCTGGCATCGACCTCCGACTCTTTCATGGCCGTGGTGGAACGGTCGGCCGCGGCGGAGGACGTGCTGGTCAGGCAATTATTGCGATGCCCCGCATCATCCATAACGGCCGGATCCGATTTACCGAACAGGGTGAGGTGATTTCATTCAGGTACGCCCTTCCCGCAATCGCACACCGACATTTAGAGCAGATTGTACGGGCGATGATGATTGCTCCGCTGCGTGTAGCCGATGTAGAGGAAGATGCGATAATTATGGAGCGTATTGCAGATGTGTCCATGAAAACTTACCGGGAACTGATTGACGATCCAGAATTCTGGCCGTGGTATGCCTCCTCAACCCCAATTGAACAGATCAGTCGTCTTCCGATTGCATCCCGTCCGGTTTCTCGTGGCTCGGTACATCATGTAGATTTTGACGACTTGCGTGCGATCCCTTGGGTCTTTGCCTGGACTCAGACCCGCTATATCGTCCCAGGATGGTATGGAGCTGGTGAGGGGCTTCAGAAGTTACTGAAAGATCACGGTTCGGACCTCAAGCGGATGTACAAGCAATGGCCATTCTTCCAGGCAGTCCTCAACAGTGCCCAACGCGAGATGGCACGAGCGCGATTGGATGTTGCATCAGAGTATCTGACTCTCTCTTCTGATCCAGAAGCAGGAAAACGGGTCAATTGCTGGATTGTCGAAGATTACAAAAAGGCAGAGGCAGCTATACTTGAGATTACCGGGTATGAGAGCCTGTATGGGCATGTACCTGTATTCAGGAAATCTGTCAAACTTCGTAACCCCTACTCTGATGTGTTGAACCTGCTTCAGGTTGAGCTAATCCGGCGGAGTCGCAACGATTTAGAATCAGACCAAGAACGGTTGATTCATGCATTGCTCCTCAGCGTGAACGGGATTGCAGCTGCAATGCAGAGTACCGGGTAA
- a CDS encoding AAA family ATPase, whose amino-acid sequence MLRNRLERISLTGFKTLNPLTDFEPRSRTVLIGPNGAGKSNFISFFRMVSYALSGPDQLARYVAQQGGSRRVLHDGPDCTREIRATLTIQTSSGMSDYDFRLFHAAGDTLIFANERYRFTRSEWEIKPNWNMLGAGHKDPELLKATSDHLTARVIHTLLRKIVVYQFHNTSDNSRIRGKWSINDNRWLKEDAANVAPVLHRLKTQEPLYYQRIVDHIRLVLPMFSDFELEPDYGNLMLRWREKDTDEVFDASQASDGFLRIVALITLLLQPSNDLPDTLILDEPELGLHPLAINIIGNLIAAASVKIQIIVATQSVLMVDCFDPEDIVVVERPGRASTFRRLDSHKLGEWLFDYSLSELWEKNVIGGQP is encoded by the coding sequence TTGCTTCGAAATCGGCTAGAGCGAATTTCTCTGACAGGATTCAAGACGCTCAATCCACTTACTGACTTTGAGCCACGATCGCGGACGGTGCTGATCGGCCCCAACGGGGCAGGGAAATCCAATTTCATCTCATTTTTTCGTATGGTGAGCTATGCGCTATCTGGACCAGACCAGTTGGCCCGTTATGTTGCTCAACAGGGCGGCTCTCGCCGAGTCCTTCATGACGGACCGGATTGCACGCGTGAAATCAGGGCCACATTAACGATCCAAACCTCTTCTGGAATGAGTGATTACGACTTTCGTCTGTTCCATGCTGCCGGAGACACGCTGATATTTGCCAATGAGCGGTATCGCTTTACTCGCTCGGAATGGGAAATAAAGCCAAATTGGAATATGCTCGGTGCGGGGCATAAGGATCCAGAGCTTCTGAAGGCTACAAGTGATCACCTGACTGCACGTGTCATCCATACTTTGCTACGGAAGATTGTGGTCTATCAGTTTCACAACACATCTGATAACTCACGGATTCGTGGAAAATGGTCAATCAATGATAACCGTTGGCTTAAGGAAGACGCGGCAAATGTCGCTCCGGTACTCCACCGCCTGAAAACCCAAGAACCCCTCTATTACCAGCGTATCGTTGATCATATCCGACTCGTTCTACCGATGTTTTCTGACTTCGAGTTAGAGCCGGACTATGGCAACTTGATGTTGCGATGGCGAGAAAAAGATACGGATGAGGTATTCGATGCCTCTCAGGCATCAGATGGTTTCCTCCGTATCGTCGCCCTGATCACTCTACTTCTTCAGCCATCAAACGACCTACCAGACACTTTAATTCTTGATGAACCCGAACTCGGGCTACACCCGTTGGCAATTAATATTATCGGCAATCTAATCGCCGCAGCTTCCGTTAAGATCCAGATCATTGTGGCCACACAATCGGTTCTGATGGTTGACTGTTTTGACCCCGAGGATATCGTGGTTGTTGAACGACCAGGTCGTGCGTCGACATTTCGACGACTTGACTCCCACAAACTTGGTGAGTGGCTCTTCGACTACTCTTTATCAGAATTATGGGAGAAGAATGTGATTGGAGGACAGCCTTGA
- a CDS encoding DUF4276 family protein — translation MGEECDWRTALKSYRLNFIVEGKTEERFVNQVLQSYFADQAIYTAVHCVTTRRDRRMPNIMERGGLTTYRHAYKDIQKWIKEEKTENVRFTTMFDLYRLPPNFPGYEDANNESDPYVRVRALEKALEESICDRRFIPYIQLHEFEALLFSDIQQLSLQVPEYSKEIHKLVKIASDFSSPELINDGRTTAPSKRIIEAIPEYNNLKAFVGPIVTSKIGLPILKSQCQHFREWLEKLTTAFT, via the coding sequence ATGGGAGAAGAATGTGATTGGAGGACAGCCTTGAAGTCTTATCGGCTTAACTTCATCGTAGAAGGGAAGACTGAAGAAAGATTCGTCAACCAAGTGTTGCAAAGTTACTTCGCTGACCAAGCAATTTACACCGCAGTGCACTGCGTTACGACCCGGCGTGACCGGCGTATGCCAAACATCATGGAACGAGGTGGTCTGACAACTTACCGCCACGCATACAAAGACATTCAGAAATGGATCAAGGAGGAAAAGACTGAAAATGTCAGATTCACAACCATGTTTGATCTGTATCGACTGCCCCCCAACTTCCCCGGTTACGAGGATGCCAACAATGAATCCGATCCCTACGTTCGGGTGAGGGCCTTGGAAAAGGCGTTGGAGGAATCCATCTGTGACCGACGATTTATTCCGTACATTCAGCTTCACGAGTTTGAAGCCCTACTGTTCTCTGATATACAGCAACTCAGCCTACAAGTCCCGGAGTATTCAAAGGAAATTCATAAGTTGGTGAAAATAGCGTCAGATTTCAGCTCTCCCGAATTGATCAACGACGGACGAACAACGGCGCCTTCGAAACGGATTATTGAGGCAATCCCTGAATACAATAACCTAAAGGCGTTTGTTGGTCCGATTGTCACTTCAAAGATTGGCCTCCCGATACTCAAATCGCAATGCCAACATTTTCGGGAATGGCTGGAGAAACTGACGACTGCCTTTACCTGA
- a CDS encoding alpha/beta hydrolase translates to MEFINLQNTPDPSGIETEAVTFTSAGVTLKGILYKPARPRWTKLADKSGRFPAVIVTGAWTTVKEQMAGAYARELAVRGTIALAFDFTGWGESQGNRRYVEDPAVKTEDIHAAIAYFMTRDDVDSQNLCGLGICASSGYMAEAAADSKNLSKLALVAPWLHDPGMAVNIYGGDDAVDKLISASEASEQSDSPEILIAASATDDTSVMFQAPYYTEEHRGLIPEYDNKFNVCSWKPWLTYNALSSASRLKKPTLLVGSEGMALPSGAAAYEQAVGVPVQKIWLADDINQFDFYDRKDIVTTVLDAVTEFCHN, encoded by the coding sequence ATGGAATTCATTAATCTGCAGAATACTCCCGACCCAAGTGGTATCGAAACGGAAGCGGTTACGTTCACGAGTGCAGGTGTTACTCTCAAGGGAATACTGTATAAACCTGCGCGTCCAAGGTGGACAAAGCTTGCTGATAAGAGTGGCCGATTTCCAGCTGTTATTGTCACCGGGGCTTGGACAACAGTCAAAGAGCAGATGGCGGGTGCTTATGCTCGGGAGCTTGCCGTGCGTGGGACGATTGCACTGGCATTCGATTTCACAGGTTGGGGGGAGAGTCAGGGGAATCGCCGATATGTGGAAGATCCGGCTGTTAAGACCGAAGATATTCACGCCGCAATTGCCTATTTCATGACTCGTGATGATGTTGATTCTCAAAATCTCTGCGGACTTGGTATATGTGCATCATCCGGTTATATGGCTGAGGCTGCAGCCGATAGTAAAAACCTCTCAAAATTGGCGTTAGTAGCCCCTTGGCTTCATGATCCAGGTATGGCAGTCAACATTTATGGTGGTGATGATGCGGTGGATAAACTTATCAGTGCCAGTGAGGCCTCAGAGCAATCAGATTCTCCTGAGATCCTGATTGCCGCCAGTGCGACTGATGATACATCTGTGATGTTTCAGGCACCTTATTACACCGAGGAACACAGGGGACTGATTCCAGAATACGACAATAAATTCAATGTTTGTAGCTGGAAGCCTTGGCTTACCTACAATGCTCTTTCATCCGCATCAAGGTTAAAGAAACCAACCCTGCTGGTTGGCTCGGAGGGGATGGCTTTACCTTCCGGTGCTGCTGCTTATGAACAGGCAGTGGGAGTTCCGGTCCAGAAAATATGGTTAGCGGATGATATCAATCAATTTGACTTTTATGACCGCAAGGATATCGTGACGACCGTTCTGGATGCCGTTACTGAGTTTTGCCACAATTAA
- a CDS encoding endonuclease/exonuclease/phosphatase family protein gives MSFNIRYDNPDDGASAWSHRVEWVASEMRQADLIGVQEALSHQVAQLAAQLPDYDWVGVGRDDGKEGGEFAPIFFKTAIFELLGTTTFWLSETPEQPGSRGWDAALPRVATSVHLKVRGTDLDIHVVNTHFDHRGIEARMQSAKLLAERIQELSEPVLLLGDLNTTPDSDAFVTLTGEDLLKDAHVVSKMPVIGPVGTFSGFLENDQLNEAPRIDYVLVSPEWDVSSYEAVVSIQNGRYVSDHLPVKAQIQLTQ, from the coding sequence ATGTCTTTCAATATTCGCTATGATAATCCCGATGATGGAGCAAGTGCATGGAGCCATCGGGTAGAGTGGGTTGCCAGTGAGATGCGGCAGGCCGACCTGATTGGGGTTCAGGAAGCACTCAGTCATCAGGTTGCACAATTAGCTGCGCAGCTTCCCGACTATGATTGGGTGGGAGTCGGAAGAGATGACGGTAAAGAAGGTGGAGAGTTTGCCCCGATTTTTTTCAAGACAGCCATCTTTGAACTACTTGGAACCACAACCTTCTGGTTATCTGAGACTCCCGAGCAACCGGGGAGTCGAGGTTGGGACGCTGCCCTTCCCAGAGTGGCCACTTCAGTACACTTAAAAGTGCGGGGTACAGATCTGGATATCCATGTCGTAAACACACATTTTGATCACCGTGGAATTGAAGCTAGGATGCAGAGTGCAAAGCTTTTGGCAGAGCGCATTCAGGAACTCAGCGAGCCCGTATTGTTGCTCGGAGATCTGAATACAACCCCGGATTCTGATGCTTTTGTGACTTTAACCGGAGAAGATTTATTAAAGGATGCGCACGTGGTGAGTAAGATGCCAGTAATCGGGCCTGTGGGTACATTCAGTGGATTTCTTGAAAATGATCAACTTAATGAAGCCCCACGAATTGATTACGTACTCGTATCGCCCGAATGGGATGTCTCCAGCTATGAAGCAGTAGTTTCAATTCAAAATGGCAGATATGTCTCCGATCATCTGCCTGTAAAAGCACAGATCCAACTCACTCAGTAG
- the moaA gene encoding GTP 3',8-cyclase MoaA: MMFELKVLSEPDIIPTSQVPDDFPLSYSPAKSQASVLSDGFGRVHNYLRISLVERCNLRCGYCMPEDGLDWTSPEKLLTDQEIIRLARLFVEQGVTKIRLTGGEPLLRSGIEKIAEELGSLPGLQTLAMTTNALLLKRRLHALRAAGVNLINVSLDTLQPDRFKAITRRDGLELVLAAIESALKMGYSPLKVNCVVMRGVNEDELVDFVEFTCDRPIEVRFIEFMPFDGNRWNEDKLVPYDQMLRIIRRVYPIEALHNGRNETAKLYKVPGFLGQVGFITSMTDHFCEGCNRLRITADGHLKVCLFGRSEVNLRRVMRSGASDQDLLELIHTAVSRKHARHAGMHLIAASKNRPMITIGG; encoded by the coding sequence ATGATGTTCGAACTTAAGGTTTTATCGGAGCCAGACATCATCCCTACGTCGCAGGTTCCCGATGATTTCCCATTATCCTATTCACCCGCTAAGAGTCAGGCCAGCGTTCTTTCGGATGGGTTTGGAAGGGTGCACAACTATCTCAGAATTTCACTTGTTGAGCGCTGTAACCTGAGATGTGGCTACTGTATGCCAGAAGATGGGCTTGACTGGACATCGCCCGAAAAATTGTTAACGGATCAGGAAATCATCCGTTTAGCACGGCTTTTTGTTGAGCAGGGTGTGACAAAGATCCGTTTGACTGGAGGAGAGCCTCTACTCAGGTCAGGGATTGAAAAAATTGCTGAAGAACTAGGCTCCTTGCCAGGACTTCAGACCCTTGCGATGACGACCAATGCGCTACTGCTAAAACGTAGGCTACATGCACTACGGGCAGCTGGAGTGAATTTGATCAATGTAAGTCTGGATACATTGCAGCCTGATCGCTTTAAAGCGATCACGCGTCGAGATGGCCTTGAGCTTGTATTGGCTGCAATTGAAAGTGCTCTAAAGATGGGATATTCTCCGCTCAAGGTCAACTGTGTTGTGATGAGGGGAGTGAATGAGGATGAGCTTGTCGACTTTGTTGAATTCACCTGTGATCGTCCGATCGAGGTTCGTTTCATTGAGTTCATGCCTTTTGATGGTAATCGCTGGAATGAGGATAAACTGGTCCCTTACGACCAGATGCTCCGTATTATTCGCCGAGTGTATCCAATTGAGGCACTGCACAACGGCCGCAATGAAACAGCTAAACTGTACAAAGTCCCGGGGTTTCTTGGTCAAGTCGGGTTTATCACATCCATGACAGATCATTTCTGTGAAGGCTGCAATCGTCTCCGGATCACGGCAGATGGTCACCTAAAAGTATGTCTGTTTGGGCGCTCCGAAGTAAACCTACGCCGTGTAATGCGAAGTGGAGCCAGTGATCAGGATTTACTGGAACTGATCCATACAGCGGTAAGCAGAAAACACGCTCGGCATGCCGGGATGCATCTCATTGCAGCCTCTAAAAATCGCCCAATGATTACGATAGGAGGATAA